TTTGTTATTCTTTTCATATTATCCTCCTAATCAATAATGAACACGTTTTTTACCTACTCTTAATTGAATGACAGTAAATACCATAATAATTAAGAATAATAGGATCGCTGCAGCTGCAGCTTCACTTAACGCACCATTTCTTCCTGTTTCTTGTAAGTATTCATATATAAAGAATACGATAGTCTTCAAGTTAACCTGTCCATTTGCACCTGTTGTAATCACACCAGATGTACCAATAATCGCTACAATAGAAGAGTAAGTCTTAAATGTACCAATAATGGATGTTACTAAAATATAGAATATCATCGGTGAAATCAACGGTACTGTAATTCTTCTAAATGATTTAGATCTAGAAGCACCATCAATTTGTGCTGCTTGATAATATTGTTTATCAATACCTTGTATACTTGATAAGAATACAATAATTTTAAATGCTAACCCTGCCCAAACACCATGAATTAGAATAACTGCCATTGCAGACCAATAAGTCGCACCAACACCTACCCATGGAACTGGGGTTCCTCCAAACCAGGTAACAACTTGGTTTGCTAATCCTAAATTAAATAAATCATTCGTATTTCCTTTAAACATAAATGCGAAAACTAAACCAATCGCAATTGAATTTGTTACATAAGGTAAGAAAAACATGTTTTGGAAAAATCCTTTAAGTGGTTTAATCGAATTCATCGCAACAGCAATGAATAAAGCTGCTACAATTGCGATTGGTACACTTACAAATACGATAATTGCAGTATTTAATATAGCTTGTCTAAATCCAGATTCGCTTAATACTGTAACATAATTACCAATAAGTGTGTATCCATCGAATTCTCCGGTTACAATATTGTACCCACTGTAAAATGAAACTAAAAATGAATTAATAATTGGATAAAATGTAAATACTCCTAATACCAGTAGTGCTGGTAGTAAGAAGAAGATTGCTTTAAACCAACCAGGCATATGCGCAAAGAATCTTAAATGATGTTTCTCTAGAAAATCATTTAGTCTCACTGCCATATAATGTGTTTTAGACCTAATAGACCATTTTAATTCTCTAATAAACTCTTTCATGATAGAACGAGTCCTGTTTCTTTATCAAAAACATGAACTTTATGTGCTTTAACCATAAGTTTGATCGTTTTTTTACCTTCGACTGATTCTGATTCAACAAGCGCTCTTAATGGCTTGTCACCAATCATGAAACGAATCATAGTATCTCTACCTGTATGGTCTATATGTGTTGTATCAACAACAAAGCCTTGATCGTCTACTTTAAAGTCTTCTGGTCTTATTCCTAAATCATATTTTCCATCTTTGATTTTTGTATCTGCAAGGACTGTACCGTCTGATAAGACAATTTTGCCTTTTTTAATTTCACCTTCAATAATATTGATTGGTGGATTTCCTAAAAACTTAGCAACAAAGATATTGTCAGGTTTGTTATACATAACTTGAGGTTCATCCATTTGTTGTTGCATTCCGAAATTAAGAACAACCATTTGATCACTAATACTCATAGCTTCTTCTTGGTCATGTGTAACAAAGATAGTTGTAATTCCAGTTTCTCTTTGAATACGTTTAATTTCTTCTCTTGTTTGAAGTCTTAATCGAGCATCTAAGTTTGATAGTGGTTCATCAAGAAGTAAAACTCTTGGTTTTTTAACCAATGCTCTTGCGATTGCAACTCTTTGTTGTTGCCCGCCTGATAGTTGTGAAGGTTTTTTATCTAATTGATCTCTAATACCAACCAATTCAGCCATTTCAACAACTAATTTTTCTGCTTCTTGTCGCTTGATGTTTAAATTTTCAAGTGGAAACATAATGTTTTGACGTATTGTCATGTGTGGATAAAGTGCGTAGTTTTGAAAAACTAAGCCGATTCCTCTTTTTTCTGGTGCAAGTCTAGTAACATCATCTTCACCAAAGAAAATCTTACCTTCAGTAACCGGATGAAGTCCCGCTATCATAAATAAAGTGGTAGATTTACCACATCCAGAAGGTCCTAGTAAACCAACAAGTTTACCTGATGGAATTGTAATTGTTAACTGGTCTACTGCTCTTGTCTGATTTCCTGATTTGTCAGTAAAGACTTTCGTTAAATTCTCTAATCTAATCTCCATGTAAAATTCATACTCCTTATTGTAATTTTTTTATTTAAGCTAAAAATAAAAGCACTCTCGATATCCCAAAAGTACTTACGTTTCGTATATGAAAAAAACGGAATTCTTCGCTTTCATATTAATGGTTTGAAAAGCATTTTGTGATTCACACATAAATTACTCACCTCAACACCTTTATTATATAATAATACCCTTCAAATATCAATGGAGTTTTGGTGTCAATTTCGTGAATTTACTTATTCTTTTCTTTCACCTAGCGTGAAAGCGCTTTTAGGGGTAGTTTGATTATAGTATGTAACCCCTTAATTGTCAATGAAAACAGTAGTATTTCTTGTATAAAAAAGAAAAATAAGCACAAAAGTGCTTATCACAGACTGTAGACAAAAGGACTTTTCAAAAACGAGTTTTCGTTATGAATCGCCCTTTTTTTGTTTTTTGTGGATAAATATAAAAAAAAGATCTCTATTTGCTCGATATCAATAATAAAGTAAAGCTATGTCCACATTAATGCGGCTAACTTTTTCAAATTATACATACTAAAAATCATGAAGCTTCGATCTTCATTCTTTTGACGTCCCCTTAAATAGGTAACACCTAGACAGTGATTCATCTTTGAAATCCCAAAAACTCTTTCAACTGATGATTTTCTTTTGGGATAAAGCTCCCTTCCAATCTCTGAGAGTCTCGTTTCTTTGATTAAAGGATTTACATACTCTAATTGATGTCTTGTTAAACTTCTTGTTTTTTGATTTGTACACTGTGCTTTAAATGGGCATCCTATACAATCTTTAACACGTGTCTTGTATTCACGGTATCCTAGTTTATTGGTGCCTCTATAAGTTAGTATCTTTTCATTTGGACATATATAATAGTCATGCATTTCAATATAATCGAATCTATCCTTTGTAAGGTGCCGTTCTCCATTTAGACCTATAGAACCATCTTTTCCTTTAGGCCGTTTATATGGCAATACAGGTAGGACTTTTCGCTTATATATTTCATTGAGAAGAATTGGATTATCATATCCAGAGTCCATGACTGCCACTTTAACTTCCTTATGGGTATCTAGATAGTTAACTACTGTATCTAACACTGTTATACTATCATGAAGGTTTCCTGCAAACATCTCAGAGGATAAAACCCAACCGTTCTCATCGCTGATCACTTGATTGCTGTAGGCTAATTGTCGTTCTTTTTCACCTTTATGAAACATCCCGCAATCTGGATCAGTTAAACTGATGATTGCTTTCTTTGGGCTATCATAATCAATGATTTTCTTACCTTCTTTTAGTCTAAGTTCATTAATTTCTTCATGGAGCTGTTTAACATATT
The sequence above is drawn from the Mariniplasma anaerobium genome and encodes:
- a CDS encoding carbohydrate ABC transporter permease, with the protein product MKEFIRELKWSIRSKTHYMAVRLNDFLEKHHLRFFAHMPGWFKAIFFLLPALLVLGVFTFYPIINSFLVSFYSGYNIVTGEFDGYTLIGNYVTVLSESGFRQAILNTAIIVFVSVPIAIVAALFIAVAMNSIKPLKGFFQNMFFLPYVTNSIAIGLVFAFMFKGNTNDLFNLGLANQVVTWFGGTPVPWVGVGATYWSAMAVILIHGVWAGLAFKIIVFLSSIQGIDKQYYQAAQIDGASRSKSFRRITVPLISPMIFYILVTSIIGTFKTYSSIVAIIGTSGVITTGANGQVNLKTIVFFIYEYLQETGRNGALSEAAAAAILLFLIIMVFTVIQLRVGKKRVHY
- a CDS encoding ABC transporter ATP-binding protein, with translation MEIRLENLTKVFTDKSGNQTRAVDQLTITIPSGKLVGLLGPSGCGKSTTLFMIAGLHPVTEGKIFFGEDDVTRLAPEKRGIGLVFQNYALYPHMTIRQNIMFPLENLNIKRQEAEKLVVEMAELVGIRDQLDKKPSQLSGGQQQRVAIARALVKKPRVLLLDEPLSNLDARLRLQTREEIKRIQRETGITTIFVTHDQEEAMSISDQMVVLNFGMQQQMDEPQVMYNKPDNIFVAKFLGNPPINIIEGEIKKGKIVLSDGTVLADTKIKDGKYDLGIRPEDFKVDDQGFVVDTTHIDHTGRDTMIRFMIGDKPLRALVESESVEGKKTIKLMVKAHKVHVFDKETGLVLS
- a CDS encoding transposase; amino-acid sequence: MLNRDQKNNTKNLQVVDIDSLVPQNHLVRKVDKVMQFDFIYDIVEHLYSDDMGRPSIDPVVLFKIVFIQYLFNIRSMRRTIEEIEVNVAYRWFLGYDFSDDIPHFSTFGKNYVRRFKDTDIFEEIFNTILYQAMNLKLVKMDNIFVDSTHIKAYANKRRVNDILINDSTHKYVKQLHEEINELRLKEGKKIIDYDSPKKAIISLTDPDCGMFHKGEKERQLAYSNQVISDENGWVLSSEMFAGNLHDSITVLDTVVNYLDTHKEVKVAVMDSGYDNPILLNEIYKRKVLPVLPYKRPKGKDGSIGLNGERHLTKDRFDYIEMHDYYICPNEKILTYRGTNKLGYREYKTRVKDCIGCPFKAQCTNQKTRSLTRHQLEYVNPLIKETRLSEIGRELYPKRKSSVERVFGISKMNHCLGVTYLRGRQKNEDRSFMIFSMYNLKKLAALMWT